One segment of Amycolatopsis alba DSM 44262 DNA contains the following:
- a CDS encoding BTAD domain-containing putative transcriptional regulator, which produces MRFGVLGATEVRRDDGTVVGLGGPRVRTLFALLALEAGRGVPAERLIDGLYGEQPPEGVANALQSQVSRLRGALKDLAPVEFSPAGYRLAVDPGDVDVHRFERLAAEGRRALVAGDAAKASELLRDALGLWRGPAFADITDAPFRDPQVTRLNELKTSAIEDRAEAELKLGRHEDVLAGLREVIDEQPLRERPRALLIRALHAAGRQADALTAFEDARRVLADELGADPGPELAAAHLAVLRGETPPVKTTTAPLPAQLTSFIGREGDLRHVLGQLDRSRLVTLTGPGGAGKTRLAVETATASDLPAVFVELAPYSENADVAHAVLTALGLRTVPLGAVTVENAPLERLIDALADRAVLLVLDNCEHLVEAAAKLVARLLGAASALRVLATSREPLGITGEVVSPVPRLAVPPPGTPPARSLEFAAIRLFADRALANDPGFAVDDTTAGDVQRVCAALDGLPLAIELAAARVRTLPVGEIATRLDDRFKLLSRGSRGAESRHRTLRGVVEWSWDLLDEDERLLGRRLTVFAGGTTLADAEAVCAVTDTAELLPSLVDRSLVERTRDRYRMLETIRAFFAEKLTEAGETEQMRRAHAEHFLALAEEADPLLRTGDQLVWLGRLDAAYDDLLAALRWAAEADVRIALRLSASLVTYWWMRGRRFEGSTLCLEVVKNLDSKPPDGLEEEYQLCVLNAAAGLRGGAEHEALGRHFPEVDSLVRNMVSAPRNPALLMLMGVVTGPPGDDDELLKRGQALLARSDAWSLALVPTGYGLRMLMQGKLEAAEGLLREGEAAFRAIGERWGLSMALDHLSQILIWTNRQAEALEMMDEALRLMRELGASDDNADLLCRRGTSKLLHGDPAGARADFEFAIEIARRAGMPESRAFGYVGLATLSRHGGDLATARALSELALSECSGGSFTSEGGRSGARISLGWVAAAEGDVDQAEELHRQALLSADQWNDSTTAACAVEGLAGVALLRDDPERAAVLIGAAVTIRGTPFAVDLDAALLRTSTRKRLGDDFDLAYRRGLGVRGAAQLAGLPRES; this is translated from the coding sequence ATGCGATTCGGCGTTCTGGGGGCGACGGAGGTGCGCCGCGACGACGGCACCGTCGTCGGACTCGGCGGCCCCAGGGTCCGGACGCTGTTCGCGTTGCTCGCGCTGGAGGCGGGCCGGGGCGTCCCGGCGGAGCGGCTCATCGACGGTCTCTACGGCGAACAGCCACCCGAAGGGGTGGCGAACGCGCTGCAATCACAGGTCTCGCGGCTGCGCGGCGCGCTGAAGGATCTCGCGCCCGTCGAGTTCAGCCCGGCGGGCTACCGGCTGGCCGTGGACCCCGGCGACGTCGACGTGCACCGCTTCGAGCGGCTCGCCGCCGAAGGCCGACGCGCTCTAGTGGCGGGAGACGCTGCGAAAGCGTCTGAACTGCTTCGCGACGCTCTCGGTCTCTGGCGTGGACCTGCGTTCGCGGACATCACCGACGCGCCGTTCCGCGATCCGCAGGTCACCAGGCTGAACGAGCTGAAGACGTCGGCGATCGAGGACCGCGCCGAGGCCGAACTCAAGCTGGGAAGACACGAAGACGTCCTAGCCGGGCTTCGCGAGGTCATCGACGAGCAGCCGTTGCGGGAACGGCCACGGGCGCTGCTGATCCGCGCGCTGCACGCCGCCGGACGCCAGGCCGACGCGCTCACCGCGTTCGAGGACGCCCGCCGTGTCCTGGCCGACGAACTCGGCGCCGACCCCGGACCGGAGCTCGCCGCCGCGCACCTTGCCGTGCTTCGCGGCGAGACGCCGCCTGTCAAAACCACGACGGCGCCGCTCCCCGCGCAGCTCACCAGCTTCATCGGCCGCGAAGGCGACCTTCGGCACGTACTCGGCCAGCTGGACCGCTCGCGGCTGGTGACGCTGACCGGTCCAGGCGGGGCGGGCAAGACGCGGCTGGCCGTCGAGACCGCCACCGCGTCGGACCTCCCGGCGGTCTTCGTCGAACTCGCGCCCTACAGCGAGAACGCCGACGTCGCCCACGCCGTGCTGACCGCGCTCGGCCTGCGGACGGTCCCGCTCGGGGCGGTCACCGTGGAGAACGCCCCGCTGGAGCGGCTGATCGACGCGCTGGCCGACCGGGCGGTGCTGCTGGTGCTCGACAACTGCGAGCATCTGGTCGAGGCCGCCGCGAAGCTGGTCGCCCGGCTGCTCGGCGCGGCCTCGGCGCTGCGTGTGCTGGCCACCAGCCGGGAACCGCTGGGGATCACCGGCGAGGTCGTCTCCCCCGTGCCGCGGCTCGCCGTACCGCCGCCGGGCACGCCGCCCGCCCGGTCGCTGGAGTTCGCCGCGATCCGGCTGTTCGCCGACCGCGCGCTGGCCAACGATCCGGGCTTCGCCGTGGACGACACCACGGCGGGCGACGTCCAGCGTGTCTGCGCCGCGCTCGACGGGCTCCCGCTGGCCATCGAGCTCGCCGCCGCGCGGGTGCGGACGCTGCCCGTCGGCGAGATCGCCACCCGGTTGGACGACCGGTTCAAGCTGCTCTCACGAGGAAGCCGGGGCGCCGAGAGCAGGCATCGCACGCTGCGCGGCGTCGTCGAATGGAGCTGGGATCTCCTGGACGAGGACGAACGCCTGCTCGGCAGGCGGCTGACCGTCTTCGCGGGCGGCACGACCCTCGCCGACGCCGAAGCGGTCTGCGCCGTCACGGACACCGCGGAGCTGCTTCCGTCCCTTGTGGACAGATCGCTGGTCGAACGCACCCGTGACCGGTATCGGATGCTCGAAACCATCCGAGCCTTCTTCGCCGAGAAACTCACCGAAGCCGGTGAAACCGAACAGATGCGGCGCGCGCACGCCGAACACTTCCTCGCCCTCGCCGAGGAAGCGGACCCGCTCCTGCGCACCGGCGACCAGCTGGTCTGGCTCGGCCGTCTCGACGCGGCCTACGACGATCTCCTGGCCGCGTTGCGCTGGGCCGCCGAAGCCGACGTGCGGATCGCGCTCCGGCTTTCGGCCTCGCTGGTGACGTACTGGTGGATGCGCGGGCGCCGGTTCGAAGGTTCGACGCTGTGCCTGGAAGTGGTCAAGAACCTCGACTCGAAGCCGCCGGACGGCCTCGAAGAGGAGTACCAGCTCTGCGTGCTCAACGCCGCCGCCGGACTCCGCGGCGGCGCTGAACATGAAGCCCTCGGCCGTCACTTTCCCGAGGTGGACAGCCTCGTGCGGAACATGGTCAGTGCGCCGAGGAACCCGGCGCTGCTGATGCTGATGGGCGTGGTGACCGGGCCACCCGGTGACGACGACGAGCTGCTCAAGCGCGGCCAGGCCCTCTTGGCGCGCAGTGACGCGTGGAGCCTCGCGCTGGTGCCGACCGGCTACGGGCTGCGCATGCTGATGCAGGGCAAACTCGAAGCGGCGGAAGGACTTCTGCGCGAAGGGGAGGCCGCGTTCCGCGCGATCGGGGAACGCTGGGGCCTTTCGATGGCGCTCGACCATCTGTCGCAGATCCTGATCTGGACGAACCGGCAGGCCGAAGCCCTGGAGATGATGGACGAGGCGCTCCGGCTGATGCGGGAACTCGGCGCGTCCGACGACAACGCGGACCTCCTGTGCCGCCGGGGCACCAGCAAGCTGCTCCACGGCGACCCGGCGGGAGCGCGGGCCGACTTCGAATTCGCCATCGAGATCGCGCGCCGCGCCGGGATGCCGGAAAGCCGGGCATTCGGGTACGTCGGCCTCGCCACCCTGTCGCGGCACGGAGGTGATCTGGCCACGGCTCGCGCGCTGAGCGAACTCGCGCTTTCGGAGTGCTCCGGTGGCTCTTTCACGTCCGAGGGTGGCCGCTCCGGGGCACGGATCTCACTCGGCTGGGTCGCGGCCGCCGAGGGCGACGTTGACCAGGCCGAGGAACTGCACCGGCAGGCGCTCCTGTCGGCGGACCAGTGGAACGACAGCACCACCGCGGCCTGCGCCGTCGAAGGCCTCGCGGGGGTCGCGCTGCTCCGCGACGACCCCGAGCGGGCGGCGGTCCTGATCGGCGCCGCGGTGACCATCCGGGGCACCCCGTTCGCCGTCGACCTGGACGCCGCCCTGCTCCGGACGTCCACGCGGAAGCGGCTCGGCGACGACTTCGACCTGGCCTATCGCCGAGGGCTCGGCGTCCGCGGCGCCGCTCAGCTGGCCGGGTTGCCCAGGGAGTCCTGA
- a CDS encoding DegT/DnrJ/EryC1/StrS family aminotransferase, with protein MSTQEPVVLGQPTVGEEELAAVAEVFRSGWLAGAGPACRRFEERFAKTVGTAHALTTSNCGSALFLGLSVLGVKPGDEVIVGDYTFPATGHAVLQAGATPVFADIRPDDWSADPASIEALITPRTVGILAVDVAGQPGDFDAYRAIADKHGLWLFEDAACAAGATYKTRPAGSLADLAAFSFHGRKGITAGEGGALVSDREDLIARARKLHTYGIEPAITREGSGALPIPEFHELGYNFRLSDVQAAIMNVQLDRLPDLLSARRSVAKRYHEAFENLPGLDVPVELPDREHPWQAYILTVAPEIDRDALALRIREQGVQCNFGTYSSHLQPIYGKKQTLPVSADLFARHLAIPMHANLTDDQVDRVIGTVSAALPS; from the coding sequence ATGTCAACGCAGGAACCTGTGGTCCTCGGTCAGCCGACCGTGGGCGAAGAAGAACTCGCTGCGGTAGCGGAGGTGTTCCGGTCCGGCTGGCTGGCCGGTGCCGGCCCCGCGTGCCGCCGTTTCGAGGAACGCTTCGCGAAGACCGTCGGCACCGCGCACGCCTTGACCACCAGCAACTGTGGGTCGGCACTCTTCCTCGGGCTGAGTGTGCTCGGCGTGAAGCCGGGCGACGAGGTCATCGTCGGCGACTACACCTTCCCCGCCACCGGCCACGCCGTGCTCCAGGCGGGTGCGACGCCGGTGTTCGCGGACATCCGCCCGGACGACTGGAGCGCCGACCCGGCGTCGATCGAAGCCCTGATCACCCCGCGCACGGTCGGCATCCTCGCCGTCGACGTCGCCGGGCAGCCGGGCGACTTCGACGCGTACCGCGCCATCGCCGACAAGCACGGCCTGTGGCTCTTCGAGGACGCCGCCTGCGCCGCGGGCGCGACGTACAAGACCCGCCCGGCAGGAAGCCTCGCCGACCTGGCCGCGTTCTCCTTCCACGGCCGCAAGGGCATCACCGCGGGCGAAGGCGGCGCGCTGGTCTCGGACCGCGAAGACCTCATCGCACGCGCGCGCAAGCTGCACACCTACGGCATCGAGCCCGCCATCACCCGCGAGGGTTCCGGCGCGCTGCCGATCCCGGAGTTCCACGAGCTGGGCTACAACTTCCGGCTCTCGGACGTGCAGGCCGCGATCATGAACGTCCAGCTGGACCGCCTTCCGGACCTGCTCTCGGCCCGCCGTTCGGTGGCCAAGCGCTACCACGAGGCGTTCGAAAACCTGCCCGGTCTCGACGTCCCGGTGGAACTGCCGGACCGCGAGCACCCGTGGCAGGCCTACATCCTCACCGTGGCCCCGGAGATCGATCGCGACGCGCTCGCGCTGCGGATCCGCGAGCAGGGCGTGCAGTGCAACTTCGGCACCTACTCCTCGCATCTCCAGCCCATCTACGGCAAGAAGCAGACCTTGCCGGTTTCGGCGGACCTCTTCGCCCGTCATCTCGCCATCCCGATGCACGCCAACCTCACCGATGACCAGGTCGACCGGGTCATCGGGACCGTCAGCGCCGCACTGCCGAGCTAG
- a CDS encoding NAD-dependent epimerase/dehydratase family protein, producing MPDKKVLFTGGGGFIAAHVIPMLIEGGYTVRVFDNMTRGDRARINEFVATGKVELVEKDVRYGGAVREAMRGCTHVIHFATVSINKSVADPHESIDINMVGNHNVFAAAADEGVERVVFASTASVYGEPKRLPMHEDDELKPLTPYCISKRAGEDMLGFYERTQGLSWNALRFFNVYGPGQKIEAYYTSVINHFIQRLRAGQPPIIDGRGDQSMDFVHVTDLARAVVAALESEQANLPINIGTGIDTSIATLAKILIDAVGVNVEPLFNERDVLVSRRAADITRAREVLGWEPKISVEEGMHELVKASE from the coding sequence ATGCCCGACAAGAAGGTCCTCTTCACCGGGGGCGGCGGCTTCATCGCCGCGCACGTCATCCCGATGCTGATCGAGGGCGGCTACACCGTCCGCGTCTTCGACAACATGACCCGCGGCGACCGCGCCCGGATCAACGAGTTCGTCGCCACCGGCAAGGTCGAACTGGTCGAGAAGGACGTGCGCTACGGCGGCGCCGTGCGCGAGGCCATGCGCGGTTGCACCCACGTCATCCACTTCGCGACCGTGTCGATCAACAAGTCGGTCGCGGATCCGCACGAGTCGATCGACATCAACATGGTCGGCAACCACAACGTCTTCGCCGCCGCGGCGGACGAGGGTGTCGAGCGGGTCGTGTTCGCTTCGACCGCGTCCGTCTACGGCGAACCGAAGCGGCTGCCGATGCACGAGGACGACGAGCTCAAGCCACTCACGCCGTACTGCATCTCGAAGCGCGCGGGCGAGGACATGCTCGGCTTCTACGAGCGCACCCAGGGCCTGTCCTGGAACGCGCTGCGGTTCTTCAACGTGTACGGCCCCGGCCAGAAGATCGAGGCCTACTACACGTCGGTGATCAACCACTTCATCCAGCGTCTGCGCGCCGGCCAGCCGCCGATCATCGACGGCCGCGGCGACCAGTCGATGGACTTCGTGCACGTCACGGACCTGGCCCGCGCCGTCGTCGCGGCGCTCGAGTCGGAGCAGGCGAACCTGCCGATCAACATCGGCACCGGGATCGACACCTCGATCGCGACGCTGGCGAAGATCCTCATCGACGCCGTCGGCGTCAACGTCGAGCCGCTGTTCAACGAGCGCGACGTGCTCGTTTCGCGGCGTGCCGCGGACATCACCCGTGCCCGCGAGGTCCTCGGCTGGGAGCCGAAGATCTCCGTGGAAGAGGGCATGCACGAACTGGTCAAGGCTTCGGAGTGA
- a CDS encoding glycosyltransferase family 4 protein, protein MRIAVVNNFFPPRVGGSAHMAASLAEQYAARGHEVLAITAAYADAPADETKDGYRVVRLPAVKMPQLGLSIDFDMSFASLRPGNWRRLRKLLDEFKPDAIHLHGQFFDLSWLAGRYARRHKLPMLLTIHTLLISDNKLYGGVFRFLDTVLVNPILRYLKPRYVILDKLGVDYCVERYGTSDANSDYFPIAVDTGNFEKPLTLDVRAEHKLGDGPVIVSLGHVIPLRNRLPLVEALPSILDKHPGVKVVVVGRVYHDVFLKRAEELGVADAIIVTGAVPKADVPAYFAAADIVTHDLNGGCGTASLEAMLSGTATIASVTEDNYPGIELRNGENILLVRPDDSEAVANTVIELLDDPEKRALVAQRESAMVRANFGLDVVAEEHLRTFEKLVTEADVLR, encoded by the coding sequence ATGCGCATCGCGGTCGTGAACAACTTCTTCCCGCCGAGGGTGGGCGGAAGCGCGCACATGGCGGCGTCCCTGGCCGAGCAGTACGCGGCGCGCGGGCACGAGGTGCTCGCGATCACCGCGGCCTATGCCGACGCCCCGGCCGACGAGACGAAGGACGGCTACCGCGTCGTCCGCCTGCCCGCGGTGAAGATGCCGCAGCTGGGCCTGTCGATCGACTTCGACATGAGTTTCGCCTCGCTGCGGCCGGGGAACTGGCGGCGGCTGCGGAAGCTGCTGGACGAGTTCAAACCCGACGCGATCCACCTGCACGGGCAGTTCTTCGACCTGTCGTGGCTGGCCGGGCGGTACGCGCGGCGGCACAAGCTGCCGATGCTGCTGACCATCCACACGCTGCTGATCAGCGACAACAAGCTGTACGGCGGTGTCTTCCGGTTCCTGGACACCGTGCTGGTGAACCCGATCCTGCGCTACCTCAAGCCGCGGTACGTCATCCTCGACAAACTCGGGGTCGACTACTGCGTCGAGCGCTACGGCACCAGCGACGCGAACTCGGACTACTTCCCGATCGCCGTCGACACCGGGAACTTCGAGAAGCCGCTCACCCTCGATGTGCGGGCGGAACACAAGCTCGGCGACGGTCCGGTGATCGTCTCGCTCGGGCACGTGATCCCGCTGCGCAACCGGCTTCCGCTGGTCGAGGCGCTGCCGTCCATTTTGGACAAGCACCCCGGCGTGAAGGTGGTCGTCGTCGGCCGCGTGTACCACGACGTCTTCCTGAAGCGAGCGGAAGAACTCGGTGTCGCGGACGCCATCATCGTCACCGGCGCCGTGCCGAAGGCGGACGTCCCCGCGTACTTCGCGGCGGCCGACATCGTCACGCACGACCTCAACGGCGGCTGCGGCACCGCTTCGCTGGAGGCGATGCTCTCGGGCACCGCGACCATCGCTTCGGTCACCGAGGACAACTATCCCGGCATCGAACTCCGCAACGGCGAGAACATCCTGCTGGTGCGCCCGGACGACAGCGAGGCTGTGGCGAACACCGTCATCGAACTGCTCGACGACCCGGAAAAGCGGGCTTTGGTGGCACAGCGCGAAAGCGCGATGGTGCGGGCCAACTTCGGCCTCGACGTCGTCGCGGAGGAACACCTGCGCACCTTCGAGAAACTGGTGACCGAGGCCGATGTTCTTCGATGA
- a CDS encoding acyltransferase: MFFDDERSNRLRPQILTELVSQYMNDAERARFYGLPESTRVRERVKIISPENLTIGEHCWIGEGAALDASGGLEIGEHTSIGLNTLIFTHSSWLANMTLQNHSGSDLIERKPVKIGKGCFIGGLVVIMAGVTIGDFATVQPNSVVAKDVPPRTLVAGNPARVFQRYDDEYIQSEVERVRGENARRRALAEERGDASSSWGAPAGDFTE, from the coding sequence ATGTTCTTCGATGACGAGCGCAGCAACCGGCTGCGCCCGCAGATCCTGACCGAACTCGTTTCGCAGTACATGAACGACGCCGAGCGCGCTCGTTTCTACGGGCTGCCGGAGTCGACGCGGGTCCGCGAACGGGTCAAGATCATCAGCCCGGAGAACCTCACGATCGGCGAACACTGCTGGATCGGCGAGGGCGCCGCGCTCGACGCGAGCGGTGGGCTGGAGATCGGCGAGCACACCAGCATCGGCCTGAACACGCTGATCTTCACGCATTCCAGCTGGCTCGCGAACATGACGCTGCAGAACCACTCCGGCAGCGACCTCATCGAACGCAAGCCGGTGAAGATCGGCAAGGGCTGCTTCATCGGCGGCCTGGTCGTGATCATGGCAGGCGTGACGATCGGCGATTTCGCCACCGTGCAGCCGAACTCCGTGGTCGCCAAGGACGTCCCGCCGCGCACCCTGGTGGCGGGCAACCCGGCGCGTGTCTTCCAGCGCTACGACGACGAGTACATCCAGTCCGAAGTGGAGCGTGTGCGCGGCGAGAACGCGCGGCGGCGCGCGCTGGCGGAGGAGCGGGGGGACGCTTCTTCGTCCTGGGGCGCACCGGCAGGCGACTTCACGGAGTAG
- a CDS encoding Uma2 family endonuclease, with amino-acid sequence MSVVHWHHRLLTLDDWATLPEDPEHRAEVVEGVLVVAPRPMSFHQLAVTRLGYLLNEQLPESLMALSEAEFVVTELPLTVRVPDVLVAATELVETNPARYAAQDVSLVIEVLSEGTVRTDRVTKFSEYAEVGIEHYWIVDLEDPASMVTYRLVDGEYENFGEHTGKVSFDFDGTPLTLDLDALTTRHAQRP; translated from the coding sequence ATGAGTGTCGTGCATTGGCATCACCGCCTCTTGACGCTCGATGACTGGGCCACGTTGCCGGAAGATCCGGAACACCGCGCAGAAGTCGTCGAAGGAGTGCTGGTCGTGGCCCCCCGGCCTATGTCGTTCCACCAGCTTGCGGTCACTCGCCTGGGCTACCTGCTCAACGAGCAGCTGCCCGAATCGCTCATGGCTCTCTCGGAAGCCGAGTTCGTCGTCACGGAACTTCCGTTGACGGTTCGGGTCCCGGATGTCCTCGTCGCGGCGACCGAGCTCGTGGAAACGAACCCGGCACGTTATGCGGCTCAGGACGTGAGTCTCGTGATCGAGGTCCTGTCCGAGGGCACCGTCCGCACCGACCGGGTCACCAAGTTCTCCGAGTACGCCGAAGTCGGCATCGAGCACTACTGGATCGTCGACCTCGAAGACCCGGCCAGCATGGTCACCTACCGCTTGGTCGACGGCGAGTACGAGAACTTCGGCGAGCACACCGGAAAGGTGAGCTTCGACTTCGACGGCACCCCGCTCACCCTGGACCTCGACGCGCTGACCACCCGCCACGCCCAGCGCCCCTGA
- a CDS encoding copper resistance CopC family protein — MRFKRFGASLLVTGLALLGAATPALAHSELKSSDPARGASLATPPTQIKLTFTGPVTLAENPIQITGPENASWTVGRAEVAGAVVTAPVQAVGPAGEYTLRYKVVFEDSHAASGSVKFNLSNPVAPPSSQAQSSQAPASSQASATPAPSTDETTPGGLLPVWVWIVLAVAVVAAGIVVALRFTRRKD; from the coding sequence ATGAGGTTCAAGCGGTTCGGTGCGTCGTTGCTGGTCACCGGGTTGGCCCTGCTGGGCGCCGCGACACCGGCGCTGGCCCACTCGGAGCTGAAGAGCAGTGACCCGGCCAGGGGCGCGTCGCTGGCGACGCCTCCGACACAGATCAAGCTGACCTTCACCGGCCCGGTCACGCTCGCCGAGAACCCGATCCAGATCACCGGACCCGAGAACGCGTCATGGACGGTCGGCCGGGCGGAGGTCGCCGGCGCCGTCGTCACGGCGCCCGTCCAGGCCGTCGGACCCGCGGGCGAGTACACCCTTCGCTACAAGGTCGTCTTCGAGGACTCGCACGCCGCGAGCGGCTCGGTGAAGTTCAACCTCAGCAACCCGGTCGCGCCGCCGTCCAGCCAGGCCCAGAGCAGCCAGGCCCCGGCGAGCAGCCAGGCCAGTGCCACCCCGGCGCCGTCGACGGACGAGACCACTCCCGGAGGGCTGTTGCCGGTCTGGGTGTGGATCGTCCTCGCGGTCGCCGTGGTCGCCGCCGGTATCGTCGTCGCTCTCCGGTTCACTCGACGGAAGGACTGA
- a CDS encoding SigE family RNA polymerase sigma factor, whose translation MARGDDEFVEFVRNSTTRLQHAAYLLTSDRHQAEDAAQTALAKTYAAWSRVRRKDAYAYARQVLVNHVIDGWRRPIRENATEDIPEQPSGLDVAGAVVQRKWLLDALRTLTDRERAVVVLRHFFDLKESDVAGELGVSVGTVKSTNSRALTKLRITAEDGTELIGGLGR comes from the coding sequence GTGGCTCGCGGCGATGACGAGTTCGTCGAGTTCGTGCGGAACTCGACGACCCGTCTTCAGCATGCGGCCTACCTGCTGACCAGCGACCGCCATCAGGCCGAGGACGCCGCCCAGACGGCGCTCGCCAAGACGTATGCGGCTTGGTCGCGGGTACGTCGCAAGGACGCCTACGCCTACGCGCGGCAGGTCCTCGTCAACCATGTCATCGACGGCTGGCGGCGTCCGATTCGCGAGAACGCCACCGAGGACATCCCCGAGCAGCCGAGCGGGCTGGACGTCGCCGGGGCCGTTGTCCAGCGGAAATGGCTCCTTGACGCGTTGCGTACGCTCACAGACCGGGAGAGAGCCGTCGTGGTGCTCCGGCACTTCTTCGACTTGAAGGAATCCGATGTGGCCGGTGAGCTGGGTGTCTCGGTGGGCACCGTGAAGAGCACCAACTCCCGCGCCCTGACGAAGCTGCGGATTACCGCGGAGGACGGAACGGAACTGATCGGGGGGCTGGGACGATGA
- a CDS encoding Gfo/Idh/MocA family protein — MTTHKIALIGTGNMGSLHARVLAANERVDLVRVIDPREEAGRKVAERYETQWTPEIGSLSDVDAVVLASATEAHYELAQEILGQGKPLLVEKPVCNSLEFSKEIVSLSAKKDVPLMCGLLERYNPAVMTARALVNEPIHLMARRHGPYAPRIKTGVAWDLLVHDVDLAIQFFGGATPQRVASGAGYFHPNSVEGAEDTIETVLSFESGLATVSASRLGQRKVRSLWVSELDRMIEIDLLRRDVTIYRHVSHDSVTPDGLGYRQQTVIEIPELVTAREPLATQLDRFLELLEGKIDADTERDLILPSHAVVDQVLTQAAA; from the coding sequence ATGACGACGCACAAGATCGCCCTCATCGGCACCGGGAACATGGGTTCGCTGCACGCCCGTGTCCTCGCCGCGAACGAGCGCGTGGACCTCGTCCGCGTGATCGACCCGCGCGAAGAGGCGGGCCGCAAGGTCGCCGAGCGCTACGAAACCCAGTGGACGCCCGAAATCGGCTCACTGTCCGATGTGGATGCCGTCGTGCTCGCTTCGGCCACCGAGGCGCATTACGAGCTGGCGCAGGAGATCCTGGGCCAGGGCAAGCCTTTGCTGGTCGAGAAGCCGGTCTGCAACAGCCTCGAATTCTCCAAGGAGATCGTATCGCTGTCGGCGAAGAAGGACGTCCCGCTGATGTGCGGGCTCCTGGAGCGCTACAACCCGGCCGTGATGACCGCGCGGGCGCTGGTCAACGAGCCGATCCACCTGATGGCCCGTCGCCACGGCCCCTACGCGCCGCGCATCAAGACCGGTGTCGCGTGGGACCTGCTGGTGCACGACGTCGACCTGGCGATCCAGTTCTTCGGCGGCGCGACCCCGCAGCGGGTCGCCTCCGGCGCCGGCTACTTCCACCCGAATTCGGTCGAAGGCGCCGAAGACACCATCGAGACGGTGCTGTCGTTCGAGTCTGGGCTCGCCACGGTTTCCGCTTCCCGCCTCGGGCAGCGCAAGGTCCGTTCGCTCTGGGTGTCCGAGCTGGACCGCATGATCGAGATCGACCTGCTCCGCCGCGACGTCACCATCTACCGGCACGTCTCGCACGACTCGGTCACCCCGGACGGCCTCGGCTACCGGCAGCAGACCGTCATCGAGATCCCGGAACTGGTCACCGCGCGCGAGCCGCTGGCGACCCAGCTGGACCGGTTCCTGGAGCTGCTCGAAGGCAAGATCGACGCCGACACCGAGCGCGACCTGATCCTGCCTTCGCACGCCGTCGTCGACCAGGTGCTGACGCAGGCCGCGGCCTGA
- a CDS encoding DegT/DnrJ/EryC1/StrS family aminotransferase, whose product MIPITVVDVRDAEDLVVEVLRSGAIAQGPMVKRFEDAFASVSGTKHAIAVNNGTTALVAAIQALDLKPGDEVVTSPFTFVATLNAILEAGATVRFADIRRDDFAIDPDAVAAVITDRTKVLMPVHLYGQTADMGKLAPLAAEHGLKVIEDSAQAVGASFEGKQAGSFGIGCFSLYATKNITTAEGGVITTDDDELADALRVLRNQGMRARYQYEVAGHNYRMTDLHAAVGIPQLEKLDQLTAARQANAKRLSEGLAGTPGLDIPQVLPGREHVWHQYTVLVGPHAFLSRDELAAALTEKGIGNGIYYPKIVFDYDCYRNNPLIPDAKVEDFPVAASVAAQALSLPVHPHLSESDLDTIIETVREVLGA is encoded by the coding sequence ATGATCCCCATTACCGTGGTCGACGTCCGTGACGCGGAGGACCTCGTCGTCGAGGTGCTGCGATCCGGCGCCATCGCACAGGGACCGATGGTCAAGCGCTTCGAGGACGCGTTCGCGAGCGTTTCCGGCACGAAGCACGCGATCGCCGTCAACAACGGCACGACCGCGCTGGTCGCCGCCATCCAGGCGCTCGACCTCAAACCGGGCGACGAGGTCGTCACCTCGCCGTTCACCTTCGTGGCGACGCTGAACGCGATCCTGGAAGCCGGCGCGACCGTCCGCTTCGCCGACATCCGCCGCGACGACTTCGCGATCGACCCCGACGCCGTCGCCGCCGTGATCACCGACCGCACCAAGGTCCTGATGCCCGTGCACCTCTACGGGCAGACAGCGGACATGGGCAAGCTCGCGCCGCTGGCCGCCGAGCACGGTCTCAAGGTGATCGAGGACTCCGCGCAGGCCGTCGGCGCGTCGTTCGAGGGCAAGCAGGCCGGCTCCTTCGGGATCGGCTGTTTCTCCTTGTACGCCACCAAGAACATCACCACCGCCGAGGGCGGCGTCATCACCACCGATGACGACGAGCTGGCCGACGCGCTGCGTGTGCTGCGCAACCAGGGCATGCGCGCCCGGTACCAGTACGAGGTCGCCGGGCACAACTACCGGATGACCGACCTGCACGCCGCCGTCGGCATCCCGCAGCTGGAGAAGCTGGACCAGCTCACCGCCGCGCGCCAGGCCAACGCGAAGCGCCTCTCCGAGGGCCTCGCCGGCACGCCGGGTCTCGACATCCCGCAGGTCCTGCCGGGCCGTGAACACGTGTGGCACCAGTACACCGTGCTGGTCGGCCCGCACGCCTTCCTCTCGCGCGACGAACTCGCCGCCGCCCTCACCGAAAAGGGCATCGGCAACGGGATCTACTACCCGAAGATCGTTTTCGACTACGACTGCTACCGGAACAACCCGCTGATCCCCGACGCGAAGGTCGAGGACTTCCCGGTGGCCGCTTCCGTCGCCGCGCAGGCGCTTTCGCTGCCGGTGCACCCGCACCTTTCCGAGTCCGATCTGGACACCATCATCGAAACGGTTCGCGAGGTACTCGGCGCATGA